One window of Kosakonia cowanii JCM 10956 = DSM 18146 genomic DNA carries:
- a CDS encoding type I secretion system permease/ATPase — protein sequence MQEPDTESWINVMVRAAGRFGLPADAPAVRQQMRWFEALPLSAKLERLSGLMGLQVRSVPLARMRWNGQNLPVIVQLESGELLLLESLDADGLATYWLDNGGDLVREEPLETLLTRVKPEVVMLGIAARGRDSRIDDFTRPWEAHWFWKHFRHSGRKLTEIALASVVGNVLALAGILFSMQVYDRVIPAQSLPTLWVLFFGVLLAAALEFFIRLARTHVSDIMGKHIDLNVSSLFFARAMAIKNDARPKSTGSFISQLRELDQVRELLTSTTVGAAMDIPFVLLFLGIMALVGGPLVIIPLVAIPLIIIPGLLVQWPMSKLAKAGMRESAIRNAVLVESIEGVEDIKALQAEPYFQRQWENTHAVGANVGMKQRVWGARLSGWASTVQQITYAGMLVFGCFLVIDGDITTGTLVACSLLSSRTIAPLMQLTMVFSRWQHAKSAMSGLNDLLKKPLDKEADKKMAHCPVLAGHFQLQQMQYSYDEEKGDVAININELEIKPGERVAILGKTGAGKSTLLKLLSGQAQASKGKVIIDGVDMAHIDPTDVRRQVGYLSQDSRLFFGTLRQNLMLGHPHATEAELIQALRISGAINLVQQDAASLDRLINEGGRGLSGGQRQMVLLSRLIVRNPQIVLLDEPTASMDEQLEAWVIRQLQQWLTGRTLVLVTHRPALLNLVDRIVVMENGKVVADGPRDTLLKQAARNSNVASIV from the coding sequence ATGCAAGAGCCGGATACCGAAAGCTGGATTAATGTGATGGTGCGCGCGGCAGGACGCTTTGGCCTGCCCGCCGATGCGCCCGCGGTGCGCCAACAGATGCGCTGGTTTGAAGCGCTGCCGCTCAGCGCAAAGCTGGAACGCCTGAGCGGATTAATGGGGTTGCAGGTGCGCAGTGTGCCGCTCGCCCGCATGCGCTGGAATGGGCAAAACCTGCCGGTGATTGTGCAACTGGAGAGCGGTGAGCTGCTGCTGCTTGAGTCGCTCGATGCCGACGGGCTGGCAACCTACTGGCTCGATAACGGCGGCGATCTGGTGCGCGAAGAGCCGCTGGAAACGCTGCTCACCCGTGTGAAGCCTGAGGTGGTGATGCTGGGCATCGCCGCGCGTGGGCGCGATTCGCGTATTGATGATTTTACCCGCCCGTGGGAGGCGCACTGGTTCTGGAAGCACTTTCGCCACAGCGGGCGCAAGCTTACGGAGATCGCCCTCGCCTCGGTGGTCGGCAACGTGCTGGCGCTGGCCGGTATTCTCTTCTCGATGCAGGTTTACGACCGGGTGATCCCGGCCCAGTCGCTGCCGACGCTGTGGGTGCTGTTTTTCGGCGTCCTGCTGGCGGCGGCGCTGGAGTTCTTTATCCGCCTCGCGCGTACCCATGTCTCTGACATTATGGGTAAACATATCGACCTTAATGTCTCGTCGCTTTTTTTCGCCCGCGCAATGGCGATCAAAAACGATGCGCGGCCCAAATCGACCGGATCGTTTATCTCCCAGTTGCGCGAGCTTGATCAGGTGCGCGAACTGCTTACCTCCACCACCGTCGGCGCGGCGATGGATATCCCGTTTGTACTGCTGTTTCTCGGCATTATGGCGCTGGTCGGCGGTCCGCTGGTGATCATCCCGCTGGTTGCCATTCCGCTGATTATCATCCCCGGGCTGCTGGTGCAGTGGCCAATGTCGAAGCTGGCGAAAGCCGGGATGCGCGAAAGTGCGATTCGCAACGCGGTGCTGGTGGAGTCCATCGAAGGTGTGGAGGACATTAAAGCGTTACAGGCGGAGCCCTACTTCCAGCGTCAGTGGGAAAACACTCACGCCGTGGGGGCCAATGTTGGCATGAAGCAGCGCGTGTGGGGCGCACGGCTGAGCGGCTGGGCCTCGACGGTGCAGCAGATCACCTATGCCGGGATGCTGGTGTTTGGCTGCTTTCTGGTGATCGATGGCGACATTACTACCGGGACGCTGGTGGCCTGTAGTTTGCTCTCGTCACGCACCATTGCGCCGCTGATGCAGCTCACCATGGTCTTCTCCCGCTGGCAGCATGCCAAATCGGCGATGAGCGGCCTCAACGATTTGCTTAAAAAGCCGCTCGATAAAGAGGCAGATAAGAAGATGGCGCACTGCCCGGTGCTGGCAGGCCACTTTCAGTTGCAGCAGATGCAGTACAGCTATGACGAAGAGAAGGGCGATGTGGCGATCAATATTAACGAACTGGAGATCAAACCGGGTGAGCGGGTGGCGATCCTCGGCAAGACCGGTGCCGGGAAATCAACGCTGTTAAAACTGCTCTCCGGCCAGGCGCAGGCCAGCAAAGGGAAAGTGATTATTGATGGCGTCGATATGGCGCATATCGATCCGACCGACGTGCGCCGTCAGGTGGGTTATCTGTCGCAGGATTCGCGCCTCTTCTTCGGTACGCTGCGCCAGAACCTGATGCTTGGGCACCCGCATGCTACCGAGGCGGAGCTTATTCAGGCGCTGCGCATCAGCGGGGCGATCAACCTTGTGCAGCAGGATGCCGCCAGCCTCGATCGGCTGATTAATGAGGGCGGACGCGGGCTTTCCGGCGGGCAGCGGCAGATGGTGCTGCTGAGCCGTTTGATTGTGCGCAATCCGCAAATAGTGCTGCTGGATGAACCGACGGCCTCCATGGATGAGCAACTGGAAGCGTGGGTGATCCGCCAGCTGCAGCAGTGGCTCACCGGGCGCACGCTGGTGCTGGTAACTCATCGCCCGGCGCTGCTCAACTTAGTGGATCGGATTGTGGTGATGGAGAACGGCAAAGTGGTGGCCGATGGGCCGCGCGATACGCTGCTGAAACAGGCGGCGCGCAACAGTAACGTGGCGTCCATCGTCTGA
- a CDS encoding TolC family outer membrane protein: MPVTSLLAAPGEEQDFRWQRAPSEQRAAQLTIKDAILRAFARNPKIAQAAAQIRVGKANLTEAESAWFPQLSLQGNLGRSHRTDSSGSLNNNGSGGVTLRQLLYDFGKTGGSIDEQHNLSDAWRYDLFSTLNEVGMQTLQAYLQVKRYQALADAARNNIHSLESVLEMATLRSEAGLSSASDGLQAQSRIAGMNATLAQYEAQMRSAQAALSVLTGVVADNLPDLPEDLLKQNITLDALPYERNNSVRSAQAKQQAAEQRIRQAQAQHWPTLSVQAGRTRYQNDQSSYWDDQVQLVVDAPLYQGGAVSARVDAAQGDRANAQAAVEASKLDVNQRAATAWADLTGAQLRQQAGEAQANSAGRARGVYRDEYRLSKRSLNDLLSIEQDVFQADTASITARYDAWDAAVRYAAAADNLLDMLGVERSRTVGDDLPAL; the protein is encoded by the coding sequence ATGCCCGTTACGAGTTTATTAGCAGCACCCGGCGAAGAGCAGGATTTTCGCTGGCAGAGGGCGCCGAGCGAACAGCGCGCGGCGCAGCTTACGATCAAAGACGCGATTTTGCGCGCCTTTGCCCGTAATCCAAAAATTGCCCAGGCGGCCGCACAGATCCGCGTGGGTAAAGCCAATTTAACCGAAGCGGAGAGCGCCTGGTTCCCGCAGCTCTCTTTGCAGGGCAACCTGGGGCGCTCGCACCGCACCGACTCGTCGGGGTCATTAAATAACAACGGTTCCGGCGGCGTCACCTTACGCCAGTTGCTCTACGATTTTGGCAAAACTGGCGGCAGCATCGATGAGCAGCACAATCTCTCTGATGCCTGGCGCTACGATCTCTTCAGCACGCTCAATGAGGTAGGGATGCAGACCCTGCAAGCCTATTTGCAGGTCAAGCGCTACCAGGCGCTGGCTGACGCGGCACGCAACAATATCCACTCGCTGGAGAGCGTGCTGGAGATGGCGACGCTGCGCTCCGAAGCAGGATTAAGCTCGGCTTCCGATGGCCTGCAGGCGCAGTCTCGCATCGCCGGGATGAACGCTACGTTGGCGCAATATGAGGCGCAGATGCGCTCCGCCCAGGCGGCGCTCAGCGTGCTGACCGGCGTGGTTGCCGATAACCTGCCCGACCTGCCTGAAGATCTCCTCAAACAAAATATCACCCTCGATGCGCTGCCCTATGAGCGCAACAACAGCGTGCGCAGCGCGCAGGCGAAACAGCAGGCGGCAGAGCAGCGTATTCGCCAGGCGCAGGCGCAGCACTGGCCGACGCTCTCGGTGCAGGCGGGGCGCACGCGTTATCAGAACGATCAAAGCAGTTACTGGGATGACCAGGTACAGCTGGTGGTCGATGCGCCGCTCTATCAGGGCGGGGCGGTGAGCGCCCGCGTCGATGCCGCGCAGGGCGATCGCGCCAATGCGCAGGCGGCGGTAGAGGCCAGCAAGCTGGATGTTAACCAGCGGGCGGCCACAGCGTGGGCCGATTTGACCGGCGCGCAGCTGCGCCAGCAGGCGGGCGAGGCGCAGGCTAACAGCGCCGGGCGCGCGCGCGGCGTCTACCGCGATGAGTACCGGCTGAGCAAGCGCAGCCTGAACGACCTGCTCAGCATTGAACAGGATGTCTTCCAGGCAGATACCGCGTCGATCACCGCGCGCTATGACGCCTGGGATGCCGCCGTGCGCTATGCCGCCGCGGCAGACAACCTGCTCGATATGCTGGGGGTTGAACGTAGTCGTACCGTGGGCGATGACCTGCCCGCGCTGTAA
- the smpB gene encoding SsrA-binding protein SmpB, whose product MTKKKAYKPGSATIALNKRARHEYFIEEEFEAGLSLQGWEVKSLRAGKANIGDSYVILKDGEAYLFGANFTPLTVASSHYVCDPTRTRKLLLNQRELDSLYGRINREGYTVVALSLYWKNAWCKVKIGVAKGKKQHDKRTDVKEREWQLDKARIMKNAGR is encoded by the coding sequence ATGACGAAGAAAAAAGCATATAAACCAGGTTCAGCCACCATTGCGCTGAACAAGCGCGCCCGCCATGAATACTTCATTGAAGAGGAGTTTGAGGCCGGGCTTTCACTGCAGGGCTGGGAAGTAAAATCCTTACGTGCCGGTAAAGCCAACATTGGTGATAGCTACGTGATCCTTAAAGATGGCGAAGCCTATCTTTTCGGCGCTAACTTCACGCCGCTGACCGTCGCCTCCAGCCACTATGTTTGTGACCCGACGCGCACGCGCAAACTGCTGCTGAACCAGCGCGAGCTGGATTCACTCTACGGCCGCATCAACCGCGAAGGTTACACCGTGGTTGCGCTCTCCCTCTACTGGAAGAACGCCTGGTGTAAAGTGAAGATCGGCGTGGCGAAAGGTAAGAAACAGCACGACAAACGGACCGATGTGAAAGAGCGCGAATGGCAGCTCGATAAAGCACGCATCATGAAAAACGCGGGCCGCTAA
- a CDS encoding type II toxin-antitoxin system RatA family toxin, which produces MPQISRTALVPYSAEQMYQLVNDVDSYPQFLPGCTGSRILDSGPTEMTAAVDVSKAGISKTFTTRNTLEANKSILMHLVDGPFKSLSGGWTFSPLSSNACRVEFQLNFEFTNKLIELAFGRIFKELAANMVQAFTHRAKEVYRAG; this is translated from the coding sequence ATGCCTCAGATTAGCCGTACTGCGCTGGTGCCCTATAGCGCTGAGCAGATGTATCAGTTAGTGAACGATGTGGACTCCTACCCGCAGTTTCTGCCGGGGTGTACCGGCAGCCGAATTCTCGACTCCGGCCCGACGGAGATGACGGCGGCCGTGGACGTGTCGAAAGCGGGGATCAGTAAGACCTTTACCACGCGCAACACGCTGGAAGCTAACAAAAGTATTTTGATGCACCTGGTGGATGGTCCGTTTAAGTCGCTGAGCGGCGGCTGGACCTTTTCCCCGCTCAGCTCGAATGCCTGCCGTGTGGAATTTCAGCTCAATTTCGAGTTTACCAATAAGCTGATTGAGCTGGCTTTCGGCCGCATCTTTAAAGAGCTGGCCGCGAACATGGTGCAGGCGTTTACCCATCGCGCGAAAGAGGTTTACCGTGCCGGGTAA
- the recN gene encoding DNA repair protein RecN, which produces MLAQLTISNFAIVRELEIDFNSGMTAITGETGAGKSIAIDALGLCLGGRAEADMVRAGAQRADLCARFALKDTPAAQRWLEENQLEDGRECLLRRVISSDGRSRGFINGTAVPLSQLRELGQLLIQIHGQHAHQLLIKSEHQKTLLDGYAGEYVLTQQMAERYRAWHQSCRELAQHQQQSQERAARAELLHYQLKELNEFSPQPGEFEQIDEEYKRLANSGQLLSTSQHALNVLADGEDVNLQSQLYSARQLLTELIGMDTRLSSVLEMLEEAAIQISEASDELRHYCDRLDLDPNRLYELEQRISRQISLARKHHIAPEELPQFHQSLLDEQQLLEDQADSQETLALAVSHHHQLALESAQQLHAQRVKYAQELSQLITESMHLLSMPHGVFEIDVAFNDHTLTADGADRIEFRVTTNPGQPLQAIAKVASGGELSRIALAIQVITARKMETPALIFDEVDVGISGPTAAVVGKMLRQLGESTQVMCVTHLPQVAGCGHHHFYVSKETDGAMTETHMQPLDKRARLQELARLLGGSEVTRNALANAKELLAA; this is translated from the coding sequence ATGTTGGCACAACTCACCATCAGTAATTTTGCTATCGTTCGTGAGCTTGAGATCGATTTTAATAGCGGGATGACGGCTATTACCGGCGAAACCGGCGCAGGTAAATCCATCGCGATTGACGCGCTCGGGCTCTGCCTTGGCGGTCGCGCTGAAGCTGACATGGTACGCGCCGGCGCACAGCGCGCCGATCTCTGCGCCCGCTTTGCTCTGAAAGATACCCCTGCCGCGCAGCGCTGGCTCGAAGAGAATCAGCTTGAAGATGGACGTGAGTGTTTACTTCGCCGCGTCATCAGCAGCGATGGCCGCTCCCGCGGCTTTATCAACGGCACTGCCGTTCCCCTTTCCCAGCTGCGCGAACTGGGTCAACTGCTTATCCAGATCCACGGTCAGCATGCACATCAGCTGCTGATTAAATCCGAACACCAGAAAACCCTGCTCGATGGCTATGCCGGTGAGTATGTGCTCACTCAGCAAATGGCGGAGCGCTACCGCGCCTGGCATCAAAGCTGTCGTGAGCTGGCACAGCACCAGCAGCAGAGCCAGGAGCGCGCCGCGCGCGCTGAGCTGCTGCACTATCAGTTAAAAGAGCTTAACGAGTTCAGCCCGCAGCCGGGCGAATTTGAACAGATCGATGAAGAGTACAAGCGTCTCGCTAACAGCGGACAGCTGCTCTCCACCAGCCAGCATGCGCTGAACGTGCTTGCCGATGGCGAAGACGTTAACCTGCAGAGCCAGCTCTACAGCGCCCGCCAGCTGCTTACAGAGCTCATCGGGATGGATACGCGTCTCTCCAGCGTGCTGGAGATGCTGGAAGAGGCGGCAATCCAGATCAGTGAAGCCAGCGATGAGCTGCGCCACTACTGCGACCGTTTAGATCTCGATCCCAACCGCCTTTATGAGCTGGAGCAGCGTATCTCCCGCCAGATATCGCTGGCGCGCAAGCACCATATCGCGCCGGAAGAGCTGCCGCAGTTCCACCAGTCTCTGCTGGATGAGCAGCAGCTGCTTGAAGATCAGGCAGATTCACAGGAGACGCTGGCGCTGGCTGTTAGCCATCATCACCAGCTGGCGCTGGAGAGCGCACAGCAGCTGCATGCGCAGCGCGTGAAGTATGCGCAGGAGCTCAGCCAGCTGATCACCGAAAGTATGCACTTACTCTCCATGCCGCACGGCGTGTTTGAGATTGATGTGGCATTCAATGACCATACCCTGACGGCAGACGGTGCGGATCGTATCGAGTTTCGTGTCACCACCAACCCAGGGCAACCACTGCAGGCGATCGCCAAAGTCGCCTCCGGCGGTGAGCTGTCGCGTATTGCGCTGGCGATTCAGGTGATTACCGCCCGTAAGATGGAAACCCCGGCGCTGATCTTCGATGAAGTGGACGTGGGTATCAGCGGCCCGACAGCTGCCGTTGTTGGTAAAATGCTGCGCCAACTGGGCGAGTCAACACAGGTTATGTGCGTGACGCACCTGCCGCAGGTGGCCGGCTGTGGGCATCACCACTTCTATGTCAGCAAAGAGACCGATGGCGCCATGACAGAAACCCATATGCAGCCGCTGGATAAACGTGCGCGTCTGCAGGAGCTGGCCCGTCTGCTGGGCGGCAGCGAAGTGACGCGTAACGCGCTGGCGAATGCCAAAGAGCTGCTGGCAGCGTAA
- a CDS encoding RnfH family protein: MPGKIAVEVAYALPEKQYLLRVKLEVGATVEEAIRASGLLELREDIDLKVNKVGIYSRTVKLHDNVNDGDRVEIYRPLIADPKELRRQRAEKAANEKAASKS, encoded by the coding sequence GTGCCGGGTAAGATCGCCGTTGAAGTGGCCTATGCATTGCCGGAGAAGCAGTATCTGCTGCGGGTGAAGCTGGAGGTGGGCGCGACCGTCGAAGAGGCGATTCGCGCGTCCGGGCTGCTGGAGCTGCGCGAAGATATCGACTTAAAGGTGAACAAGGTGGGTATCTACAGCCGGACGGTGAAGCTGCACGACAACGTCAATGACGGCGATCGCGTGGAGATCTACCGCCCGCTAATTGCCGATCCGAAAGAGCTGCGTCGCCAGCGTGCTGAAAAAGCGGCGAACGAGAAGGCGGCAAGCAAGTCATAA
- a CDS encoding HlyD family efflux transporter periplasmic adaptor subunit, translated as MSQLSMQDELARQGRFYSSVIWLTLLGLVVFIAWATFAILDEVTVGTGKITPSTHAQVIESLDGGIVSALMVKEGDIVERGQMLARLDPTRFQSNYGEAAARVRALRASSERLRSELTGEPLRFSAESMREPDLVARERQLYESRRRNLNETVANLQKTHQLVMSELRMTQPLVAKGAASDVEVIRLQRQATELKGKIDEARNQFAVRAREEQVKNNADLDAQLQVMAGKADQLDRAVLNSPVRGIVKDVQINTVGGVVQPGGKLMEIVPLEDQLLVETRINPRDIAYIRPGLPATVKVTAYDSSIYGDLKGTVEVVSPDTLQDEVRRDQFYYRVYVRTQSAELKNRSGKSFPILPGMIANVEIKTGQKSVMDYLIKPLNKLNEALRER; from the coding sequence ATGAGTCAACTCTCAATGCAGGATGAGCTGGCGCGGCAGGGGCGCTTCTACTCGTCGGTGATCTGGCTGACGCTGCTTGGCCTGGTGGTGTTTATTGCCTGGGCGACGTTTGCCATTCTTGATGAGGTAACGGTCGGCACCGGCAAAATCACCCCCTCAACTCATGCGCAGGTGATTGAAAGCCTTGATGGCGGGATTGTCAGCGCCCTGATGGTAAAAGAGGGGGATATTGTTGAGCGCGGGCAGATGCTGGCGCGGCTCGATCCGACCCGTTTCCAGTCTAACTATGGCGAAGCGGCGGCGCGGGTGCGGGCACTGCGCGCCTCCAGCGAACGTCTGCGCTCAGAGCTGACCGGCGAGCCGCTGCGTTTTAGCGCTGAGTCGATGCGCGAACCGGATCTGGTCGCCCGCGAGCGGCAGCTGTATGAGTCGCGGCGGCGCAACCTCAATGAGACGGTGGCGAATCTGCAAAAAACGCATCAACTGGTGATGTCGGAGCTGCGCATGACGCAGCCGCTGGTGGCAAAGGGCGCGGCGAGCGATGTCGAGGTGATCCGCCTGCAACGCCAGGCGACGGAGCTGAAGGGAAAAATCGACGAGGCGCGTAACCAGTTTGCGGTGCGCGCCCGCGAAGAGCAGGTGAAAAATAATGCCGATCTCGATGCGCAGCTACAGGTGATGGCGGGCAAAGCGGATCAGCTGGATCGTGCGGTGCTTAACTCACCGGTACGCGGGATCGTTAAAGATGTGCAGATCAACACCGTTGGCGGGGTGGTGCAGCCGGGCGGTAAGCTGATGGAGATTGTACCGCTGGAGGATCAACTGCTGGTGGAGACGCGCATCAACCCGCGTGATATCGCCTATATTCGTCCCGGTTTACCGGCGACGGTGAAGGTGACAGCCTATGACTCTTCCATCTATGGCGATTTGAAAGGGACAGTAGAGGTGGTGTCGCCGGATACCTTGCAGGATGAGGTGCGGCGCGATCAGTTTTACTACCGCGTTTATGTTCGCACGCAGAGCGCGGAGCTGAAGAACCGCAGCGGCAAAAGTTTCCCTATCCTGCCGGGGATGATCGCCAACGTGGAGATTAAAACCGGGCAAAAATCGGTGATGGATTATCTGATCAAACCGTTGAATAAACTTAATGAGGCGCTGCGGGAGCGGTAG
- the nadK gene encoding NAD(+) kinase, with the protein MTQHFKCIGIVGHPRHPTALTTHEMLYRWLHAKGYDVMVEQRIAHELKLANVRTGTLADIGQQADLAVVVGGDGNMLGAARTLARYDIKVIGINRGNLGFLTDLDPDNAQQQLADVLEGHYIAEKRFLLEVQVCQQDCQKRISTAINEVVLHPGKVAHMIEFEVYIDEVFAFSQRSDGLIISTPTGSTAYSLSAGGPILTPSLDAITLVPMFPHTLSARPLVINSSSTIRLRFSHRRSDLEVSCDSQIALPIQEGEDVLIRRCDYHLNLIHPKDYSYFNTLSSKLGWSKKLF; encoded by the coding sequence ATGACCCAACATTTCAAGTGTATTGGTATTGTCGGGCACCCGCGCCACCCTACCGCGCTCACCACACATGAAATGCTCTACCGCTGGCTGCATGCCAAAGGCTATGACGTGATGGTTGAACAGCGTATTGCTCATGAGCTGAAACTCGCGAATGTGAGAACCGGTACGCTGGCGGACATTGGGCAACAAGCGGATCTGGCGGTGGTGGTCGGCGGCGATGGCAATATGCTTGGCGCGGCGCGCACGCTGGCGCGTTACGACATCAAAGTGATTGGCATTAACCGCGGCAATCTGGGCTTTCTGACCGATCTTGACCCCGATAATGCGCAGCAGCAGCTGGCCGATGTGCTTGAGGGTCACTACATCGCTGAGAAACGGTTTTTGCTGGAAGTACAGGTGTGCCAGCAGGATTGCCAGAAGCGCATCAGCACTGCCATTAATGAAGTGGTGCTGCACCCTGGCAAAGTGGCGCACATGATTGAGTTTGAAGTCTATATAGATGAAGTCTTTGCCTTCTCCCAGCGCTCGGATGGCCTGATTATCTCCACACCAACTGGCTCCACGGCCTACTCGCTCTCAGCGGGCGGCCCGATCCTCACCCCTTCGCTGGACGCCATTACGCTGGTGCCGATGTTTCCGCATACCCTCTCGGCGCGTCCGCTGGTGATTAACAGCAGCAGCACCATTCGCCTGCGTTTTTCCCATCGCCGTAGCGACCTTGAAGTGAGCTGCGACAGCCAGATCGCGCTGCCGATTCAGGAGGGTGAAGATGTGCTTATCCGCCGCTGTGACTATCATCTGAATCTCATCCACCCTAAAGATTACAGCTATTTCAACACGTTAAGCTCCAAGCTTGGCTGGTCGAAAAAATTGTTCTGA
- the bamE gene encoding outer membrane protein assembly factor BamE, whose product MRCKMLTAAAAVLLMLTAGCSTLERVVYRPDINQGNYLTPTDVAKIRVGMTQQQVAYALGTPMMSDPFGTNTWFYIFRQQPGHEDVTQQTLTLTFNSNGVLTNIDNKPALTNQR is encoded by the coding sequence ATGCGCTGTAAAATGCTGACTGCTGCCGCAGCGGTTCTTCTGATGTTGACCGCTGGTTGCTCCACTCTGGAACGCGTGGTTTACCGTCCGGATATCAACCAGGGGAACTACCTGACGCCCACCGACGTTGCCAAAATCCGTGTAGGTATGACGCAACAGCAGGTTGCGTATGCACTGGGAACCCCGATGATGAGCGATCCGTTTGGCACCAATACCTGGTTCTATATCTTCCGTCAGCAGCCAGGCCATGAAGATGTGACTCAGCAGACGCTGACTCTGACCTTCAACAGCAACGGCGTGTTAACCAATATCGACAACAAACCGGCACTGACCAACCAGCGCTAA